The following coding sequences lie in one Nitratireductor mangrovi genomic window:
- a CDS encoding nuclear transport factor 2 family protein, which yields MLQPSTPDLAPDNASNGDERMDIQLPGPIAAYFEADRSRSVDAVAACFRDDAVVTDERRTHAGREAIRRWKTEASTAYTYAVEPIALSEDEGRTVVTGRVAGNFPGSPIDLRYVFRLDGDRIASLEIVP from the coding sequence ATGTTGCAGCCATCGACGCCGGATCTGGCGCCCGACAATGCCAGCAACGGAGATGAACGGATGGACATTCAGCTACCCGGGCCGATTGCGGCCTATTTCGAAGCAGACCGAAGCCGGTCCGTCGACGCCGTGGCCGCGTGCTTCCGCGACGATGCCGTCGTGACGGACGAACGCAGGACACACGCCGGACGGGAGGCGATCCGCCGCTGGAAGACCGAAGCGTCCACGGCCTACACCTATGCAGTCGAGCCCATCGCACTTTCGGAGGACGAAGGCCGCACGGTCGTGACGGGTCGGGTGGCGGGCAATTTCCCGGGCAGCCCGATCGATCTCCGCTACGTCTTCCGTCTGGACGGCGACCGGATCGCATCGTTGGAGATCGTCCCATGA
- a CDS encoding LysR family transcriptional regulator translates to MSRQGLIELEAVLAIAARGSFRAAALELGLSTTALSNLIAKVERELGVRLFNRTTRSVSLTDAGRTFVGQVGPAVHEIQEAMAVVRAQQDTPSGTLRINAFATGAREILAPLVLAFLRRYPEVHVDLVTEGRIVDIVAEGFDLGLRTADLVPSDMIAVSLGVPRSFAVVATPSYFDAHGRPRVPPDLFAHQCIRIRLPNGAPYRWHFEKDGNPVQIDVDGPITLDEASLSRIAVLEGVGVGFFMEADVREDIAARRLERVLQDWTPPTVPLCLYYPGRKNPSAAFRAFIGLAREFGKTAI, encoded by the coding sequence ATGTCGAGACAAGGCCTGATCGAACTCGAAGCGGTGCTCGCCATTGCGGCACGGGGTTCCTTCCGCGCGGCTGCACTCGAACTCGGCCTCTCGACGACGGCGCTGAGCAACCTGATCGCCAAGGTTGAGCGAGAGCTCGGTGTGCGTCTGTTCAACCGCACCACGCGCAGCGTCTCGCTCACGGATGCCGGGCGGACCTTCGTGGGTCAAGTAGGACCGGCCGTTCATGAGATCCAGGAGGCGATGGCGGTGGTTCGGGCGCAGCAGGATACGCCGTCGGGAACGCTACGCATCAACGCCTTTGCCACAGGCGCCCGCGAGATCCTTGCGCCGCTGGTGCTCGCCTTCCTGCGACGTTATCCGGAGGTCCACGTCGATCTGGTCACGGAGGGCCGTATCGTCGACATCGTCGCGGAAGGGTTCGACCTGGGCCTCCGCACCGCAGATCTTGTACCGAGCGACATGATCGCAGTTTCACTCGGCGTTCCGCGCAGCTTCGCAGTCGTCGCCACCCCGTCCTACTTCGACGCACATGGCAGGCCGCGGGTTCCCCCGGATCTCTTCGCACACCAGTGTATCCGGATCCGTCTGCCGAACGGCGCCCCCTATCGCTGGCACTTCGAGAAGGATGGCAATCCGGTACAGATCGACGTCGACGGACCGATTACCCTCGACGAGGCGTCGCTGTCTCGGATCGCCGTTCTCGAAGGGGTCGGTGTCGGCTTCTTCATGGAAGCGGACGTCCGTGAAGACATCGCCGCAAGGCGGCTCGAACGCGTTCTCCAGGACTGGACGCCTCCGACCGTTCCACTCTGCCTCTACTATCCGGGTCGCAAGAACCCGTCTGCCGCTTTCCGAGCGTTCATCGGCCTGGCGCGCGAGTTCGGAAAGACCGCCATATAG